One Micromonospora sp. WMMD1120 genomic region harbors:
- a CDS encoding tyrosine recombinase XerC yields the protein MSRPARGTRAMHQALPPGLRDAVDTFAEHLSGVRNRSAHTVRAYVTDLVSLLDHAVRMGCVDLAELDLSVLRSWLARQRTTGAARTSLARRAASARAFSAWAHRAGLLPSDVGAALASPRAHRELPGVLRADQAAALVEAPGRAIRPTPTGRPATAPTPTERAPADPPPTSEGSPAEAVALRDRALLELLYATGVRVSEVCGLDVADVDHGRRVIRVFGKGGRERSVPYGVPAQRALDDWLRRGRPTMVAAHTGSALLLGARGGRLNPTTARQIVGAYAETAGLPRTSPHGLRHSAATHLLEGGADLRAVQELLGHSSLASTQIYTHVSVERLRAAYRQAHPRA from the coding sequence ATGAGCCGGCCGGCCCGGGGCACCCGGGCGATGCACCAGGCCCTACCGCCGGGGCTGCGCGACGCCGTCGACACCTTCGCCGAGCACCTCTCCGGGGTGCGCAACCGGTCGGCGCACACCGTCCGCGCGTACGTCACGGATCTCGTCTCGCTGCTCGACCACGCGGTGCGGATGGGCTGCGTCGACCTCGCCGAGCTGGACCTGTCGGTGCTGCGGAGCTGGTTGGCGCGGCAGCGCACCACCGGCGCGGCCCGCACGTCGCTGGCCCGGCGAGCCGCGTCGGCGCGGGCGTTCAGCGCCTGGGCGCACCGGGCCGGGCTGCTCCCCAGCGACGTGGGCGCCGCGCTGGCCAGCCCTCGCGCGCACCGGGAGCTACCCGGCGTCCTACGCGCCGACCAGGCCGCCGCGCTGGTCGAGGCGCCGGGTCGAGCAATCAGGCCCACGCCCACCGGCCGACCGGCGACAGCGCCCACGCCCACCGAGCGGGCACCCGCCGATCCACCGCCGACATCCGAGGGTTCGCCGGCCGAGGCGGTGGCGCTGCGCGACCGGGCGCTGTTGGAGCTGCTCTACGCCACCGGCGTCCGGGTGAGCGAGGTGTGCGGGTTGGACGTCGCAGACGTCGACCACGGACGACGGGTGATCCGGGTGTTCGGCAAGGGTGGGCGGGAGCGCTCGGTGCCGTACGGGGTGCCCGCCCAGCGGGCGTTGGACGACTGGCTGCGCCGTGGCCGGCCGACGATGGTGGCGGCGCACACCGGCAGCGCTCTGCTGCTGGGGGCACGGGGTGGTCGGCTCAACCCGACGACCGCGCGGCAGATCGTCGGCGCGTACGCGGAGACCGCCGGCCTGCCCCGGACCAGCCCGCACGGTCTGCGTCACTCGGCCGCCACCCACCTGCTGGAGGGTGGCGCCGACCTGCGCGCCGTGCAGGAGTTGCTGGGGCACTCGTCGCTGGCGAGCACACAGATCTACACGCACGTCTCGGTCGAGCGGCTGCGCGCGGCGTACCGGCAGGCCCACCCACGCGCCTGA
- a CDS encoding M23 family metallopeptidase — MRPSLGPIRRTVLLCAAVPLALAVQLCGLAVLVAAVPGQPPAPTAPVASQAFAPAPVERFRWPLDGPPRPVRRFDPPAQPWLPGHRGVDLAAPAGATVRSAGSGTVLFAGPVAGRPVVTVGHADGLRTTHEPVRPGVRAGQAVTAGTPLGELLPGHPGCPAAACLHWGLRRGEDYLDPLALLGLGPVRLLPVGIARSGRVNAGRAGPAVARPAVRTRRRRCRPAR, encoded by the coding sequence ATGCGTCCGTCCCTCGGCCCGATCCGCCGCACCGTCCTGCTCTGCGCCGCCGTGCCGCTCGCGCTGGCCGTTCAGCTCTGCGGGCTGGCGGTGCTGGTCGCGGCGGTGCCCGGCCAACCACCGGCGCCGACAGCGCCGGTCGCGTCCCAGGCGTTCGCCCCCGCGCCGGTCGAGCGGTTCCGCTGGCCGCTCGACGGGCCACCCCGGCCCGTGCGCCGCTTCGATCCGCCAGCGCAGCCGTGGCTACCCGGGCACCGGGGCGTCGACCTGGCCGCTCCGGCCGGAGCCACGGTCCGCAGCGCCGGGTCGGGCACCGTGCTCTTCGCCGGCCCGGTCGCCGGCCGACCGGTGGTCACCGTGGGGCACGCCGACGGGTTGCGGACCACCCACGAGCCGGTCCGACCGGGGGTACGCGCCGGCCAGGCGGTCACCGCCGGCACGCCGCTGGGCGAACTGCTGCCCGGCCATCCGGGTTGTCCGGCCGCCGCGTGCCTGCACTGGGGCCTGCGCCGGGGCGAGGACTACCTAGACCCGTTGGCGCTGCTCGGCCTCGGCCCGGTGCGGCTGCTGCCGGTCGGGATTGCCCGCTCCGGGCGGGTCAACGCTGGGCGAGCAGGGCCGGCAGTCGCACGGCCAGCCGTTCGTACTCGTCGGCGGCGTTGTAGACCTGCCCGGTGA
- a CDS encoding aminotransferase class V-fold PLP-dependent enzyme — protein MSVPQPPEPIPGARLLFSLDPAVSHLNHGSFGAVPVGVQRAQQRLRDEMEANPLRFFTQGLVDRIAHTRRHLAGFLGAHPDGSALVGNTTTGVAVVLQSIGLRAGDEVLSTDHGYGAVSLAIQRECRRTGAVSRVLPIPLTASDEQIVQTVRAGLRPGRTRLLVVDQLTSATARLFPTAAIVGVAREHGVPVLVDAAHAPGMLPTPVASIGADFWVGNLHKWAYAPRGTALLAVAEQWRERIEPLVVSWEQESGFPARLEWQATLDYTSWLAAPAGVFTLRSLGVDRVRAHNAALAAYGQRVVGDALGVPPATLPDPGGPGVSLRLVPLPDGTGTTIDAARALQTRIGERLATEVAVMSWNGRGWLRLTGQVYNAADEYERLAVRLPALLAQR, from the coding sequence GTGAGCGTCCCGCAGCCTCCGGAGCCGATCCCGGGCGCCCGCCTGCTCTTCTCCCTGGACCCGGCGGTCAGTCACCTCAACCACGGCTCGTTCGGCGCGGTGCCGGTCGGCGTGCAGCGCGCCCAGCAGCGGCTACGTGACGAGATGGAGGCTAACCCGCTGCGCTTCTTCACCCAGGGCCTGGTCGACCGGATCGCGCACACCCGCCGGCACCTCGCCGGGTTCCTCGGGGCCCACCCGGACGGCAGCGCCCTGGTGGGCAACACGACCACCGGCGTCGCCGTGGTGCTCCAGTCGATCGGCCTGCGCGCCGGTGACGAGGTGCTCAGCACCGACCACGGGTACGGCGCGGTCAGCCTGGCCATCCAGCGTGAGTGCCGCCGTACCGGCGCCGTCAGCCGGGTCCTGCCGATCCCGCTGACCGCCAGCGACGAGCAGATCGTGCAGACCGTCCGCGCCGGTCTGCGCCCCGGCCGGACCCGGCTGCTCGTCGTCGACCAGCTCACCTCGGCCACCGCCCGGCTCTTCCCGACCGCCGCCATCGTCGGGGTGGCCCGTGAACACGGCGTCCCGGTCCTGGTGGACGCCGCGCACGCGCCGGGCATGCTGCCCACACCGGTGGCGAGCATCGGCGCCGACTTCTGGGTGGGCAACCTGCACAAGTGGGCGTACGCCCCGCGCGGGACCGCGCTGCTGGCGGTGGCGGAACAGTGGCGGGAACGGATCGAGCCGCTGGTGGTGTCCTGGGAGCAGGAGTCGGGCTTCCCGGCCCGGCTCGAATGGCAGGCGACGCTCGACTACACGTCCTGGCTGGCCGCCCCGGCGGGAGTGTTCACGTTGCGCAGTCTCGGTGTGGACCGGGTACGCGCGCACAACGCCGCGCTCGCCGCGTACGGCCAACGGGTGGTGGGGGACGCTCTGGGGGTGCCCCCCGCCACGCTGCCCGACCCCGGCGGACCGGGGGTGTCGCTGCGTCTCGTCCCGCTACCGGACGGCACGGGCACCACCATCGACGCCGCGCGGGCGTTGCAGACACGGATCGGTGAACGGCTCGCCACGGAGGTGGCGGTGATGAGCTGGAACGGCCGGGGGTGGCTGCGGCTCACCGGGCAGGTCTACAACGCCGCCGACGAGTACGAACGGCTGGCCGTGCGACTGCCGGCCCTGCTCGCCCAGCGTTGA